Proteins found in one Mycoplasmopsis citelli genomic segment:
- the ruvA gene encoding Holliday junction branch migration protein RuvA: MLLYKLGEIVYKKSNNLIFGNKGDGYLVIVSDESRYKINEKVKLYLYEYITEYNKTTYGFKDFNELLLFLDLISIDKIGPKIAMGILDKGWENVVKLITQENWQEISKFPFVNESTARLLCVELSEKWTKIMNCKSKDKSSSKLKINKLKEILN, from the coding sequence ATGTTATTATACAAATTAGGTGAAATTGTTTATAAAAAGAGCAACAATTTAATTTTTGGAAACAAAGGAGATGGGTATCTTGTTATTGTCTCTGATGAATCTAGATATAAAATTAATGAGAAAGTAAAATTGTATTTATACGAATACATAACTGAATATAACAAAACTACTTATGGTTTTAAAGATTTTAATGAACTATTATTGTTTCTTGATTTAATTTCAATTGATAAAATTGGTCCTAAAATCGCTATGGGTATTCTTGATAAAGGTTGAGAAAATGTAGTTAAATTAATTACTCAAGAAAATTGGCAAGAGATTTCAAAATTTCCATTTGTAAATGAATCTACCGCACGCCTTTTATGCGTTGAATTATCTGAAAAATGAACCAAAATTATGAATTGTAAATCCAAAGATAAAAGTTCTTCTAAATTAAAAATTAACAAACTAAAAGAGATCCTAAATTAG